CATACTTGATAAGTTTGTCGACACGTGTGTCAACTGTCAAGTAGTAATGTGGGATGGTTTGTTTAGAAGCTAGGAGGCGGTTTGCAGTAACCTGAAAAGAATAAGAGTTAAAACACTACAAGGCAGATAGGATCAACGAAAAAAAGTCTCAGCAGCATTCTTCAATGCTGAAACATACCTTTCTTATCTGCGCATTTGGAATATCAGTGTAATCTAATCCTGAAGCTGCGAAAGACTCACTCTTGCCACCCTTGGCTACAAAAGATTTGTTAAGCAAAAATAATCATTAGACACTGGTTGGATCCCATTTGATTCACATAATAGAAGCAAAGCTAAATGCATGACATAATGGGCTGCATGCCCCTAGAGGAAGGGATCAAGCCTAGTTCAGAAATTTTACTTGGATCTCAATAGAATGCTGGTAAAAAAATTGAATACTACGCAATTCGTCCACACTTTGCAGTAGAAAACTCACGcgatgaaaaagaaaaaggaacagaATCAAGAATGGCACATAAAAAGCATGGAGTTGTTTTTTATGAGAGCGGGTATAGAGGTCTTTACGACATCCAATTGTGTATGTGATCGCCTTAAAGAGCAACAGCAGACTACAAATGAATTTCAGTGGCAAAACTTGAACATCAGTCAAGCTAATTCAgatcacaatgcaaaggttttctgaACATGGATTGATTTGGTTGATGCTGTCCATGGAtacgagcaagcacaggccaaaaaGGAGTATGGATGACACGCGTAAGAGTTGCAACTTTTTTTCCAGAAAAGTTTCCGGCTCAGCGACTCCCAACTGCTGCTATTTGCAGGACTCTAGGATAGCTAGCAGATAGCACGAGAAGTGTATGTGATGCGCATTAATTACAAAATCCTGTAACCATAGACACTCATATATGTAGTCTTTTGGAGAACAAGTCCAGCTCTACGGAGTTCCATTTTCTAAGCACACATGAAATGAAATGCACTAGCATGTACCACATAGCTTGGAAGGTCAGTAAGTAGTAGACTGTATTTTGCATAACTAGTTAACCTAATTTGGCATGCACATGCAATTAAATGTGTCAAAAATCAATTCTCTGAGCTCTAGAAAATCACACTTAACAAGAACACACAACTACACGGCAAGTCAACAACATAGTACAACCAAAAAAACCTCCAAATCAACAGACATCAAGATTTAAGATCAAGTGCATAGCCAGGTAAATGTCTAGTTAAAATTCAATTTGTATAATGGTCAATGCTGAAGATTTACTCAAGCAGTCATTATACTAAGTTTCTACAAGCAAGAGATACTAGATTAGATCAAAGAACCATTCATCAATCTCAGGAATGCAATTAGAGGAGAAAATAGCATACCCAAGTAATCTTCAATGTCTGCCTTCAGAATACGGCCATCAGGACCAGTGCCTTTTACACTTGACAGTTGAACCTGTTTGAAAGAACACATCCATGTTTTCATTGACTGCACTGCATACAGCAACTACCTAGACTAACTCAAATAAAGACTTACATTGTTATCCTCTGCTAATTTCCTTGCAAGGGGGCTGGCGAATATTCTATCACCAGATCGAGAAGCTTTTCCGGCCTTTGGGGCCTTTGGTTCAGGAGCCTTGGCAGGTACTTTCTCCTCCACTTTTGGCGCTGCAGGTTCTGGTGTAGCCTTTGATTCTGAAGGAGCAGCAGGCGCATCTGCAGCCGACGGTTTGTAATCTTTAAACTTTTCGATGTCACCTTCTTCTTCCACGGTCACACAGATGACCTAAGATCATAGGCCACATAATGCAACCAATATATGTCAGCAAAACATGCAAGCAGTAGTACTGCAATATGAAATAATAGGCAGACAATTATAGGTTCTTTGGACAGTAAATGCATACCTCGCCAACTTTAatctctttggcaccatcaccctgAACAATCTTAGCAAGATAGCCCTCTTCCATGCACTCCATCTCTACCGTGGCTTTATCCTAATTAGATGAAATGCATACAGATGTTATTTAGCTTCTGCTGCAGCTGTAAGTATGTGCTGACTAAGAATATGGAACTTGGAGATGAAGAATCTTACCGTTTCCACCTCACACAGAACTTCACCAGGTGAGACTCTGTCTCCTTCCTTCTTAATCCACTTGGCAATGTTTCCCTGCAGACAATACAAGTATCATATTGTACTATAATTTTAAGGAATAGAGACACAGAAATTCTGGGTTCAATCTAACCATTATTATAATAATAACTTTGGATGACAAATACCTCAGTCATTGTAGGTGACAGTGATGGCATCCCAATTTCTTGATGTGGTGGCAGGTCTGGAATAAGCAGTATGTTAGGACATCTGATATGGGATCTGGCTTATGCTATACTAATTGGGGTTCTCA
This genomic interval from Triticum dicoccoides isolate Atlit2015 ecotype Zavitan unplaced genomic scaffold, WEW_v2.0 scaffold156611, whole genome shotgun sequence contains the following:
- the LOC119344164 gene encoding dihydrolipoyllysine-residue acetyltransferase component 2 of pyruvate dehydrogenase complex, mitochondrial-like; translated protein: RLSKWFGTISHLGRNSYLTLYGLEIHQWFVFHGKRTSLARYFSTGSGSSAVKENGVEKRIGGARFSQYKQPGKEPETFKVSLGGVNGSSTCRRMLINRAPSAVTGLNGSLSCGRVASARSFSSSADLPPHQEIGMPSLSPTMTEGNIAKWIKKEGDRVSPGEVLCEVETDKATVEMECMEEGYLAKIVQGDGAKEIKVGEVICVTVEEEGDIEKFKDYKPSAADAPAAPSESKATPEPAAPKVEEKVPAKAPEPKAPKAGKASRSGDRIFASPLARKLAEDNNVQLSSVKGTGPDGRILKADIEDYLAKGGKSESFAASGLDYTDIPNAQIRKVTANRLLASKQTIPHYYLTVDTRVDKLIKLRGELNPLQEASGGKKISINDLVIKVLTGSYTYIVA